A genome region from Tenrec ecaudatus isolate mTenEca1 chromosome 13, mTenEca1.hap1, whole genome shotgun sequence includes the following:
- the SCG2 gene encoding secretogranin-2: protein MAEVKHPRPGTVLSLLSLIFLISCAKAASFQRNPLLPKETDFRSENAPKYPSPEMIRALEYIEKLRQQAHKEESSPDYNPYQGVSVPLQQKESSDESHLPDSSRDSLSQDEWMGIILDALRQAEGEVLSSPKESKPYSANSEKSFPPDMTDDYEAPQWPERKLKHMYFPPMYEETSRDNPLKRTNEIVEEQYTPQSLATLESVFQELGKLTGPNNQRRERADERQKLYTDDEDDIYKSNNIAYEDVVGGEDWNPVEEKIESQTQEEERDSHENMEKNEQVNDEMKRSGQPDLQDETLRKESKDQLSEDVPKVIAYLKRLANAARRARSQNGQNGERAIRLFEKPLDSQSIYQLIEISRNLQIPPEDLIDMLRSGEKPSGAVEPEQEFELPADPEDIPEADFDLPETFPNKIVSKSGYPKPPGRGGTEALPEGVTVEDILNLLGMESAASQKPPYVLNQYSREKILPRLPYSPERARANQLPKAAWLPDVDNRPMGYENLNDKDQELGEYLARMLMKYPELMNSNQMKRVPSQSSAEDGLPEEEQVEQGIKEHLNPGGSQEADKVALVSKRFPVGAPKKDETPNRQYLDEDLLMKVLDYLNQEKAEKGREHIGKRAMENM from the coding sequence ATGGCAGAAGTGAAGCACCCCCGGCCTGGAACAGTCCTGTCTCTCCTCTCTTTAATTTTCCTGATCTCCTGCGCCAAAGCAGCTTCCTTTCAGCGCAATCCACTGCTTCCGAAGGAAACAGATTTCAGATCAGAAAATGCCCCAAAGTACCCAAGTCCCGAAATGATCAGGGCTTTGGAGTACATCGAAAAACTCCGGCAACAAGCTCACAAAGAAGAAAGTAGTCCAGACTACAATCCCTACCAAGGTGTCTCGGTTCCCTTACAGCAGAAGGAAAGCAGTGATGAGAGCCACTTGCCAGATAGTTCAAGGGATTCCCTGAGCCAAGATGAGTGGATGGGGATCATACTGGACGCGCTGAGACAGGCTGAAGGCGAGGTTCTGTCTTCCCCAAAAGAAAGCAAGCCCTACTCGGCGAATTCAGAGAAGAGCTTTCCACCGGACATGACTGACGATTATGAGGCTCCACAGTGGCCAGAGAGGAAGCTTAAGCACATGTACTTCCCCCCCATGTATGAAGAAACTTCCAGGGACAATCCACTGAAGCGTACAAATGAAATCGTAGAGGAACAATACACTCCTCAAAGTCTTGCTACCCTGGAATCTGTCTTTCAAGAGCTGGGGAAGCTAACAGGCCCAAATAACCAGAGGCGTGAGAGGGCCGATGAGAGGCAAAAGCTTTACACGGATGATGAAGATGATATCTACAAGTCCAACAACATCGCCTATGAAGATGTGGTTGGTGGAGAAGACTGGAATCCAGTGGAGGAGAAAATAGAGAGTCAAACtcaggaagaagagagagacagCCACGAGAATATGGAAAAAAATGAGCAAGTCAATGATGAAATGAAGCGTTCGGGGCAGCCGGACCTCCAGGATGAAACTCTCCGGAAAGAGAGCAAAGACCAACTCTCAGAGGATGTCCCCAAAGTCATCGCCTACTTGAAAAGGTTGGCAAACGCCGCCCGAAGGGCAAGGTCACAGAATGGGCAAAACGGAGAAAGGGCAATCAGGCTATTCGAGAAACCACTTGATTCGCAGTCTATTTACCAGCTGATTGAAATCTCCAGGAATTTACAGATACCCCCGGAAGATTTAATTGACATGCTCAGATCTGGGGAGAAGCCAAGCGGAGCTGTGGAACCCGAGCAGGAGTTCGAGCTTCCTGCTGACCCGGAAGACATCCCAGAGGCTGACTTCGACCTCCCGGAGACATTCCCAAACAAGATCGTCTCCAAGAGTGGCTACCCCAAACCTCCTGGCCGTGGTGGGACAGAGGCCCTTCCAGAAGGCGTCACCGTGGAGGACATTTTAAATCTTTTAGGGATGGAGAGCGCTGCCAGTCAGAAGCCTCCATATGTTCTCAATCAATATTCCCGAGAGAAGATTCTGCCCAGGCTTCCCTACAGTCCTGAGAGGGCCAGAGCAAACCAGCTTCCCAAAGCTGCTTGGCTACCAGACGTTGACAATAGGCCAATGGGGTATGAAAACCTGAACGACAAGGATCAGGAATTAGGAGAGTACTTGGCCAGGATGCTCATGAAGTACCCCGAGCTCATGAATTCAAACCAGATGAAGCGGGTCCCCAGTCAGAGCTCAGCGGAAGACGGCCTCCCAGAAGAGGAGCAAGTTGAGCAGGGCATCAAAGAGCATTTGAATCCAGGAGGCTCTCAGGAGGCTGACAAAGTAGCCTTGGTAAGCAAAAGGTTCCCTGTGGGGGCCCCGAAGAAGGATGAGACCCCAAACCGGCAGTACTTGGATGAAGATCTGTTAATGAAAGTGCTGGATTACCTCAACCAAGAAAAAGCAGAAAAGGGGAGGGAGCATATTGGGAAGAGAGCGATGGAAAACATGTGA